Proteins found in one Miscanthus floridulus cultivar M001 chromosome 4, ASM1932011v1, whole genome shotgun sequence genomic segment:
- the LOC136551999 gene encoding tricin synthase 1-like isoform X1 codes for MASTGVGEGNKTAAGSSLHSKTLLKSQSLYEVTHPKHQAMFYPTARLVRAALTDYLGSLRLVHTGIHRVPARAGLPEGAPRRHRYPPHRCRAGMAASPDEVQLLGLLIEMLGTKNAVEVGVFTGYSLLATALALPDDGKIVAIDVTRESYDQIGSPVTEKAGVAHKIDFRVGLALPVLDQMVAEEGNKDRFDFAFVDADKVNFLNYHERLLQLVRVGGLIAYDNTLWQPLSERDRALAAATREFNAAMAADPRVHV; via the exons ATGGCTTCCACCGGCGTTGGAGAAGGCAACAAGACGGCTGCCGGGAGCAGCCTCCACAGCAAGACCCTCCTCAAGAGCCAATCACTATACGAGGTAACCCATCCGAAGCACCAAGCAATGTTTTATCCCACTGCTCGTCTCGTCCGTGCGGCGCTCACCGATTACCTTGGTTCGCTTCGTCTAGTACATACTGGAATCCACCGTGTTCCCGCGCGAGCCGGACTGCCTGAGGGAGCTCCGCGTCGCCACCGCTACCCACCACAT CGCTGCAGGGCTGGCATGGCGGCGTCGCCGGACGAGGTGCAGCTGCTGGGGCTCCTGATCGAGATGCTCGGAACCAAGAACGCCGTCGAGGTCGGCGTCTTCACCGGGTACTCGCTGCTCGCCACCGCCCTCGCCCTCCCTGACGATGGCAAG ATCGTGGCCATCGACGTTACCCGCGAGAGCTACGACCAGATAGGATCGCCGGTGACCGAGAAGGCCGGCGTGGCGCACAAGATCGACTTCCGCGTCGGGCTCGCGCTGCCCGTGCTGGACCAGATGGTGGCCGAG GAGGGGAACAAGGACAGGTTCGACTTCGCCTTTGTGGACGCGGACAAGGTGAACTTCCTCAACTACCACGAGCGGCTGCTGCAGCTGGTCAGGGTCGGGGGCCTCATCGCCTACGACAACACGCTGTGGCAGCCGCTCTCCGAGCGGGACCGCGCGCTCGCCGCGGCCACCAGGGAGTTCAACGCGGCCATGGCCGCCGATCCCCGCGTGCACGTCTGA
- the LOC136551999 gene encoding tricin synthase 1-like isoform X2, translated as MASTGVGEGNKTAAGSSLHSKTLLKSQSLYEYILESTVFPREPDCLRELRVATATHHMAGMAASPDEVQLLGLLIEMLGTKNAVEVGVFTGYSLLATALALPDDGKIVAIDVTRESYDQIGSPVTEKAGVAHKIDFRVGLALPVLDQMVAEEGNKDRFDFAFVDADKVNFLNYHERLLQLVRVGGLIAYDNTLWQPLSERDRALAAATREFNAAMAADPRVHV; from the exons ATGGCTTCCACCGGCGTTGGAGAAGGCAACAAGACGGCTGCCGGGAGCAGCCTCCACAGCAAGACCCTCCTCAAGAGCCAATCACTATACGAG TACATACTGGAATCCACCGTGTTCCCGCGCGAGCCGGACTGCCTGAGGGAGCTCCGCGTCGCCACCGCTACCCACCACAT GGCTGGCATGGCGGCGTCGCCGGACGAGGTGCAGCTGCTGGGGCTCCTGATCGAGATGCTCGGAACCAAGAACGCCGTCGAGGTCGGCGTCTTCACCGGGTACTCGCTGCTCGCCACCGCCCTCGCCCTCCCTGACGATGGCAAG ATCGTGGCCATCGACGTTACCCGCGAGAGCTACGACCAGATAGGATCGCCGGTGACCGAGAAGGCCGGCGTGGCGCACAAGATCGACTTCCGCGTCGGGCTCGCGCTGCCCGTGCTGGACCAGATGGTGGCCGAG GAGGGGAACAAGGACAGGTTCGACTTCGCCTTTGTGGACGCGGACAAGGTGAACTTCCTCAACTACCACGAGCGGCTGCTGCAGCTGGTCAGGGTCGGGGGCCTCATCGCCTACGACAACACGCTGTGGCAGCCGCTCTCCGAGCGGGACCGCGCGCTCGCCGCGGCCACCAGGGAGTTCAACGCGGCCATGGCCGCCGATCCCCGCGTGCACGTCTGA